Proteins encoded within one genomic window of Bacillus thuringiensis:
- the ribH gene encoding 6,7-dimethyl-8-ribityllumazine synthase: MVFEGHLVGTGLKVGVVVGRFNEFITSKLLGGALDGLKRHGVEETDIDVAWVPGAFEIPLIAKKMANSGKYDAVITLGTVIRGATTHYDYVCNEVAKGVASLSLQTDIPVIFGVLTTETIEQAIERAGTKAGNKGYESAVAAIEMAHLSKQWA; this comes from the coding sequence ATGGTATTCGAAGGTCATTTAGTTGGTACAGGATTAAAAGTTGGGGTTGTTGTTGGACGTTTTAATGAATTTATTACAAGTAAGTTACTTGGCGGCGCTTTAGACGGATTAAAGCGTCACGGTGTAGAAGAAACGGATATTGATGTTGCTTGGGTTCCTGGCGCATTTGAAATTCCTTTAATCGCTAAAAAGATGGCGAATAGCGGGAAGTATGATGCTGTTATTACGTTAGGTACTGTAATTCGCGGTGCTACAACACATTACGATTATGTTTGTAATGAAGTAGCAAAAGGTGTTGCATCTTTATCACTACAAACCGACATCCCAGTTATTTTCGGTGTATTGACGACAGAAACGATTGAGCAAGCGATCGAACGCGCGGGCACGAAAGCTGGTAATAAAGGCTACGAATCCGCCGTTGCTGCGATTGAAATGGCTCACTTATCAAAACAATGGGCATAA
- the bioB gene encoding biotin synthase has translation MKQVQTKRDWNKLAYDVVEEKMITKEDAIAILEADDTEILEIMNAAYIIRHHHFGKKVKLNMIINTKSGLCPEDCGYCSQSIISEAPIDKYAWLTQEKIVEGAHEAIRRKAGTYCIVASGRRPTDKEVNHVIGAVKEIRETTDLKICCCLGFLNEDQAGRLAEAGVHRYNHNLNTHANNYESICSTHTYDDRVDTVQKAKQAGISPCSGAIFGMGETIEERAEIAFELQRIDADSIPCNFLVAVKGTPLEGQKELTPVECLKVLAMMRFVNPTKEIRISGGREINLRSVQPIGLFAANSIFVGDYLTTAGQEPTADWGMIEDLGFEIEECAL, from the coding sequence ATGAAACAAGTACAAACAAAAAGGGATTGGAACAAACTTGCATACGACGTAGTAGAAGAGAAAATGATTACGAAAGAAGATGCAATAGCGATATTAGAAGCTGACGATACAGAGATTTTAGAAATTATGAATGCGGCTTATATTATTCGCCATCATCACTTTGGTAAGAAAGTAAAATTGAATATGATTATTAATACGAAGTCTGGATTATGTCCTGAAGATTGCGGATATTGTTCTCAGTCTATTATTTCAGAGGCACCGATTGATAAATATGCATGGCTAACGCAGGAAAAGATTGTAGAAGGAGCACACGAAGCGATTCGCCGTAAAGCGGGTACATATTGTATTGTAGCATCTGGTCGTCGCCCAACAGATAAAGAGGTGAATCACGTAATTGGAGCAGTTAAGGAGATTCGTGAAACGACAGATTTAAAGATTTGTTGTTGTTTAGGCTTCTTAAATGAAGATCAAGCAGGACGTTTAGCAGAAGCTGGTGTACATCGTTATAACCACAATTTAAATACACATGCAAATAATTACGAAAGTATTTGCTCCACTCATACGTATGACGACCGTGTCGATACGGTTCAAAAGGCGAAACAAGCGGGTATTTCACCATGCTCTGGGGCGATTTTTGGAATGGGGGAGACAATAGAAGAGCGTGCTGAAATTGCATTTGAATTACAACGTATAGATGCAGATTCAATTCCATGTAATTTCCTTGTTGCTGTAAAGGGTACGCCGCTTGAAGGACAAAAGGAGTTAACACCAGTAGAATGTTTAAAAGTGCTGGCGATGATGCGCTTTGTAAACCCAACGAAAGAAATTCGTATTTCAGGAGGACGTGAAATCAATTTACGTTCTGTACAGCCAATCGGTTTATTTGCAGCAAACTCTATTTTTGTTGGAGATTACTTAACAACGGCTGGACAAGAACCGACTGCAGACTGGGGGATGATTGAAGATTTAGGATTTGAGATTGAAGAATGTGCGTTATAA
- the bioC gene encoding malonyl-ACP O-methyltransferase BioC, which yields MINKTLLQKRFNVAAVSYDQYANVQKKMAHSLLSILNRRYSANSSIRILELGCGTGYVTEQLSNLFPKAHITAVDFAESMIAIAKTRQNVKNVTFYCEDIERLRLEETYDVIISNATFQWLNDLKQVIRNLFDHLSIDGIVLFSTFGHETFQELHASFRRAKEEKNIQNETSIGQRFYSKNQLRHICEIETGDVDVSETCYIENFTEVREFLHSIRKVGATNSNEEPYCQSPSLFRAMLRIYERDFTGNDGIMATYHALFVHITKEGKR from the coding sequence ATGATCAACAAAACGTTACTACAAAAACGGTTTAACGTGGCAGCCGTATCTTACGATCAATATGCAAATGTACAAAAAAAGATGGCACACTCATTACTTTCTATATTGAATCGGCGATATAGTGCAAATTCATCGATACGTATTTTAGAACTTGGATGCGGGACAGGATATGTTACAGAGCAATTATCAAACTTATTTCCGAAAGCGCATATTACAGCTGTTGATTTTGCTGAAAGTATGATCGCAATTGCGAAAACTAGACAAAATGTGAAAAATGTAACGTTTTACTGTGAGGATATCGAAAGGTTACGACTAGAAGAAACATATGATGTCATTATTTCAAATGCCACATTTCAATGGCTAAATGATTTAAAACAAGTGATAAGAAATTTATTTGATCATCTGTCTATAGATGGGATAGTACTCTTTTCAACGTTTGGACATGAAACATTTCAAGAATTGCATGCTTCGTTCCGGCGGGCGAAAGAAGAGAAAAATATACAAAACGAAACATCGATTGGGCAACGTTTTTATTCGAAAAATCAGTTACGACATATATGTGAAATAGAAACAGGGGATGTGGATGTTTCTGAAACATGTTACATAGAGAATTTTACAGAAGTTAGGGAGTTTCTGCATTCTATTCGAAAAGTAGGAGCGACTAATAGTAATGAAGAACCATATTGCCAAAGTCCCTCACTCTTTCGCGCAATGCTTCGCATATACGAAAGAGACTTCACGGGAAATGACGGGATAATGGCAACGTATCATGCTTTATTTGTGCATATAACAAAAGAGGGGAAGAGATGA
- a CDS encoding alpha/beta fold hydrolase encodes MKELKIIFISGWGMEEDVWTLVLPYFKRYSVQCINWRNVKEQSEFAGRIIDVAKDENVILVGWSLGALAAVQAQKKVKAKGIVLIGGTAKFTNASDYTSGWNTLHVERLKKNLARKKENTLKRFYENMFTEDELKENKSFEDIVQHFKGDSIQSLQLGLDYLIETDMREELKEVKVPILLIHGEQDVICPLSAARSMAENENTALKVVSKAGHALCVTDFEYCGNEIIQFVEGIRHDQQNVTTKTV; translated from the coding sequence ATGAAAGAGCTAAAGATTATTTTTATTTCTGGGTGGGGAATGGAAGAAGATGTTTGGACTTTAGTTCTGCCGTATTTTAAAAGATATTCTGTTCAATGTATCAATTGGCGTAACGTGAAAGAACAAAGTGAATTTGCGGGGCGAATAATAGATGTAGCAAAGGATGAAAATGTAATTTTAGTTGGATGGTCACTAGGAGCGTTAGCGGCAGTTCAAGCTCAAAAAAAGGTTAAGGCAAAAGGTATTGTACTAATTGGTGGTACTGCTAAATTTACTAATGCGAGTGATTATACGAGTGGATGGAATACTTTACATGTAGAACGGCTGAAAAAGAATTTGGCTAGAAAGAAAGAAAACACGCTGAAGCGGTTTTATGAAAATATGTTTACAGAAGATGAGTTGAAAGAGAATAAGAGTTTTGAAGACATCGTACAACATTTTAAAGGTGATTCTATTCAGTCTTTACAATTAGGTTTGGATTATTTAATAGAAACAGACATGAGAGAAGAACTAAAAGAAGTTAAAGTACCTATACTACTTATTCATGGAGAGCAAGATGTAATATGTCCATTGTCTGCAGCTCGTAGTATGGCGGAGAATGAGAATACCGCGCTCAAGGTAGTAAGTAAGGCTGGACATGCATTATGTGTAACGGATTTTGAATATTGCGGAAATGAGATAATTCAATTTGTAGAGGGGATACGACATGATCAACAAAACGTTACTACAAAAACGGTTTAA